A single region of the Vicia villosa cultivar HV-30 ecotype Madison, WI linkage group LG4, Vvil1.0, whole genome shotgun sequence genome encodes:
- the LOC131596304 gene encoding glyceraldehyde-3-phosphate dehydrogenase B, chloroplastic-like encodes MLGTFKADVEILNNETITVDGKPIKAVSSRDPLKLPWAELGIDIVIEGTGVFVDGPGAAKHIQAGAKKVIITAPAKGADIPTYVVGVNEQNYGHEVADIIRIVKGTMTTTHSYTGDQRLLDASHRDLRRARAATLNIVPTSIGAAKAVSLVLPQLKGKLNGIALRVPTPNVSVVDLVVNVANLEIHYLRIYLRIYRSCGFTCRLTSRIYCRFTCGYFLRTYLRIFLRYFLPNILPMKVLAGDL; translated from the exons ATGCTTGGAACTTTTAAAGCAGATGTGGAAATACTGAATAACGAGACTATTACAGTTGATGGTAAACCCATCAAGGCTGTCTCTAGCAGGGATCCTCTTAAGCTTCCATGGGCCGAACTCGGAATTGACATTGTTATTGAG GGAACAGGAGTGTTTGTGGACGGTCCTGGTGCGGCAAAACACATCCAAGCAGGTGCCAAGAAAGTTATCATCACTGCTCCTGCAAAGGGTGCTGATATTCCAACTTATGTTGTTGGAGTGAATGAACAAAACTACGGCCATGAAGTAGCCGACATCATAAG AATTGTTAAGGGAACCATGACAACTACACACTCCTACACAGGAGACCAG AGGCTTCTGGATGCTTCACACAGGGACTTGAGAAGAGCTAGGGCTGCAACACTGAACATTGTTCCCACCAGCATAGGAGCAGCCAAGGCTGTATCTCTAGTGTTGCCACAGCTCAAGGGAAAGCTCAACGGAATCGCCCTCCGCGTGCCTACACCTAATGTTTCGGTTGTTGACCTTGTGGTGAATGTTGCAAATTTAGAAatacattacctgcggatttaccttcgGATTTATCGTTCCTGTGGATTTACCTGCAGACTTACCAGCAGAATTtactgcagatttacctgcggatattTCCTGcggacttacctgcggattttcctgcggtatTTCCTGCCAAATATATTACCCatgaaggttttagctggggacctTTAA